One Spirochaetota bacterium genomic region harbors:
- the fusA gene encoding elongation factor G, with translation MGRELPLSRTRNIGIMAHIDAGKTTLTERMLYYTGKTYKLGEVHEGTAEMDWMIQEKERGITITAAATTTMWKNTRINIIDTPGHVDFTMEVERSLRVLDSAIAVFDGVAGVEPQSETVWRQADRYNIPRICFVNKMDRIGADYDRCLSMIREKLYARPLPLQMPMGSEDRFAGVVDLVRMKSIVWTDQLGEHFEEREIPSEFAEKAGAYREQMIEGLAEYSDEIMEAFLEGGDIGEPVVRKAIREVTLASNFFPVFCGSALKNRGVQPLLDAIVEYLPSPKDVKPVEGHNPNKRDEVLMYEANDRGPFSALVFKIMSDPYVGRLSYVRVYSGHMKTGDVLLNVSDNKKERIGRILRMHANDREEVSEVYTGDIVALVGLKAARTGDTLCDEKSPILLEKMQFPDPVISIAIEPRTRADQDKMNAALRRLEDEDPTFRAKIDEDTGQNLISGMGELHLEIIIDRLTREFNVSANIGTPQVAYKETITRKVEMENRYERQIGGKNQFGHVALVLEPAKPGSGIQFESRLKPGIIPDSFIAVIENGVRDAMEAGVLAGYRMVDVKTTLVGGSFDETDSVDMAYRIAATMAVKDGSRKAEPTLLEPIMKLEVVVPDEYMGDIISDINGRRGKIDGIHMQGQLRVIGAHVPLSEVFGYATGVRSLSQGRASHTLQFSHYDQVPKTITDTIVARLVGRLY, from the coding sequence ATGGGAAGGGAGCTTCCATTAAGTCGAACAAGAAACATCGGCATCATGGCACACATCGATGCAGGTAAGACCACGCTTACCGAGCGCATGCTCTATTACACCGGAAAAACGTACAAACTGGGGGAGGTGCACGAGGGTACGGCGGAGATGGACTGGATGATCCAGGAAAAGGAGCGGGGTATCACCATTACAGCGGCCGCCACAACGACCATGTGGAAAAATACCCGTATCAATATTATAGATACCCCGGGACACGTCGATTTCACCATGGAGGTAGAGCGGTCACTCAGAGTGCTCGACTCCGCGATCGCAGTGTTCGACGGTGTCGCTGGTGTCGAGCCCCAGTCGGAAACGGTATGGCGCCAGGCCGACCGGTATAACATCCCGAGGATTTGCTTCGTCAACAAGATGGACCGAATCGGAGCCGACTATGATCGCTGCCTGTCGATGATACGGGAAAAGCTGTACGCCCGGCCCTTGCCCCTTCAGATGCCGATGGGTTCCGAGGACCGTTTCGCCGGGGTTGTTGACCTTGTACGGATGAAGAGTATCGTGTGGACAGACCAGCTCGGTGAACACTTTGAGGAGCGGGAAATCCCGTCCGAGTTCGCGGAAAAGGCAGGGGCATACCGCGAGCAGATGATTGAAGGCCTGGCCGAATACAGCGATGAGATAATGGAGGCCTTTCTTGAGGGCGGCGACATAGGCGAGCCCGTTGTCCGCAAGGCCATACGGGAGGTGACGCTGGCGTCGAATTTCTTTCCGGTGTTTTGCGGGAGCGCGCTTAAAAACCGCGGCGTCCAGCCGCTTCTCGACGCCATCGTCGAATACCTCCCTTCTCCAAAGGATGTCAAACCGGTGGAGGGGCATAATCCCAATAAGCGTGACGAAGTGTTAATGTACGAGGCGAACGACAGGGGGCCGTTCTCCGCGCTCGTTTTTAAAATAATGTCGGACCCCTACGTTGGAAGGCTGTCGTATGTGCGTGTTTACTCGGGGCATATGAAGACCGGGGATGTGCTCCTGAATGTATCGGACAATAAAAAGGAACGTATTGGAAGAATCCTCCGAATGCATGCCAACGACAGGGAGGAGGTTTCCGAAGTGTATACGGGGGACATCGTCGCCCTCGTGGGGCTGAAGGCGGCGCGCACCGGCGACACTCTCTGTGACGAGAAGTCGCCGATACTACTGGAAAAAATGCAGTTCCCGGATCCGGTTATATCCATCGCCATAGAACCCCGAACAAGGGCCGATCAGGATAAAATGAACGCGGCGCTCAGGCGGCTCGAGGACGAGGACCCGACATTCAGGGCTAAAATTGATGAAGACACCGGCCAGAACCTTATTTCCGGCATGGGTGAGCTCCACCTCGAAATAATCATAGACCGGTTGACGCGCGAATTCAATGTAAGCGCCAATATCGGCACGCCTCAGGTGGCCTACAAGGAAACCATCACCCGGAAAGTGGAGATGGAGAACCGCTACGAACGGCAGATCGGCGGGAAAAACCAGTTCGGCCATGTCGCGCTTGTACTGGAGCCCGCAAAACCCGGCTCCGGGATACAGTTCGAAAGCAGGCTTAAGCCGGGCATTATCCCGGACTCATTTATCGCGGTTATAGAGAACGGAGTGCGCGACGCCATGGAGGCGGGAGTTCTTGCCGGCTACCGGATGGTCGATGTAAAGACGACGCTGGTGGGCGGATCGTTCGATGAGACGGATTCGGTCGATATGGCGTACAGGATCGCGGCGACCATGGCGGTGAAGGACGGCTCGAGGAAGGCGGAACCAACCCTTCTTGAGCCGATAATGAAGCTCGAAGTGGTGGTTCCCGACGAATACATGGGAGACATCATCAGCGATATCAACGGCCGGCGGGGGAAGATCGACGGAATTCACATGCAGGGGCAGCTGAGGGTTATAGGTGCCCACGTACCGCTCTCCGAGGTCTTCGGTTATGCCACGGGCGTACGCTCGTTGAGCCAGGGAAGGGCCTCCCATACGCTGCAGTTCAGCCACTATGACCAGGTGCCAAAGACCATTACCGATACCATCGTGGCACGGCTCGTGGGAAGGCTCTATTAA
- the rpsG gene encoding 30S ribosomal protein S7, whose protein sequence is MPRRRRPIKREVLPDPKFGSVLITKFINCMMFEGKKGVSETIFYKAMDILEQRAKKDPVEVFMQALENVKPVVEVKSRRVGGATYQVPIEIRPERRQALGIRWIINYSRSRSEKTMFQKLAGELMDAYNNTGTTIKKKEDTHKMAEANKAFSHYKF, encoded by the coding sequence ATGCCACGGAGAAGAAGACCCATAAAGCGCGAGGTGCTGCCCGATCCCAAGTTCGGCAGCGTCCTTATCACCAAGTTCATCAACTGCATGATGTTCGAGGGGAAAAAGGGAGTTTCGGAGACGATATTCTACAAGGCGATGGATATACTCGAACAGAGGGCCAAGAAGGATCCCGTCGAGGTGTTCATGCAGGCGCTTGAAAACGTAAAGCCCGTCGTCGAGGTCAAGTCGCGGAGGGTCGGCGGCGCCACCTATCAGGTTCCGATTGAGATACGTCCCGAACGTCGGCAGGCGCTGGGCATACGCTGGATAATCAATTATTCGCGTTCGCGCTCCGAAAAGACAATGTTTCAGAAGCTTGCGGGCGAGCTGATGGACGCCTATAACAATACGGGCACGACCATCAAGAAAAAAGAAGATACGCATAAGATGGCCGAGGCCAACAAGGCCTTCTCGCATTACAAGTTCTGA
- the rpsJ gene encoding 30S ribosomal protein S10, with protein sequence MTGQKIRVKLRSFDAKLLDQSAAKIVATTNRSGARVAGPIPLPTKIEKFCVLRSPHVNKKSREQFEIRTHKRLIDIIDPNSDTVEALMKLELPAGVSVDIKS encoded by the coding sequence ATTACAGGGCAAAAAATTAGGGTCAAGTTGCGGTCTTTCGATGCCAAGCTGCTGGATCAGTCAGCGGCAAAGATAGTCGCGACGACGAACAGGAGCGGTGCGCGGGTAGCGGGGCCGATTCCGCTACCTACCAAGATCGAGAAGTTCTGCGTTTTACGGTCGCCGCACGTCAATAAAAAGTCGCGTGAGCAATTTGAGATACGCACTCACAAGCGCCTGATCGACATCATCGACCCGAACTCCGATACGGTTGAGGCGCTGATGAAGCTCGAACTCCCCGCCGGTGTCTCTGTTGATATAAAATCCTGA
- the rpoC gene encoding DNA-directed RNA polymerase subunit beta', whose product MRDFNDFNSMQIRLASPDLIRDWSYGEVKKPETINYRTLKPERDGLFCEKIFGTTKEWECYCGKFKSIRYKGVVCDRCGVEVTHYKVRRERGGHIELACPVAHIWYYRSVPSRMGLFLNMTVNSLKSVLYYEKYIVIEPGEADADNIKRGDVLDEESFNFYYEKYGDTFIAEMGASAIKELLLRIDLDEESRLLRAEIINKESRVDKKLIKRLEIIEAFRDSGNKPDWMILEVIPVIPPELRPMVQLDGGRFATSDLNDLYRRVINRNNRLKRLLMLRAPEIIVRNEKRMLQEAVDALFDNSRRKRAVKGKGNRPLKSISDMLKGKQGRFRQNLLGKRVDYSGRSVIVIGPELKLYQCGLPKKMAIELFKPFIMKRLVDKDYVQNIKSAKKMVENERPEVWEVLEEVISEHPVLLNRAPTLHRLGIQAFEPIIVEGKAIRLHPLVCHAYNADFDGDQMAVHVPLSPKAQLECWTLMLSANNLLSPANGQPIVTPTQDIVLGIFYLTMELPEAAGTGSYFDEESEMLRSIDCGQINIRSKIKYWTDGRFVETTAGRLLFNNILPDGYPFVNTVVNDKDLSKIISNIFRTYGPTATVKVLDDIKEAGYKYATLFAPTISVSDIVVPSKKPEIIAEADKKVEEIENEYRNGYITNEERYNRVINVWTNTNEIIADNMLEELEKDRNGLNPIYLMAQSGARGSRQQIRQLAGMRGLMAKPSGEIIDVPIRANFREGLTVLEYFISTNGARKGLADTALKTADAGYLTRRLVDIAQDVVTTMDDCGTTVGIDLIPIKEGDEVIESLGSRALGRTLLYDLENPVTGELIYKADEIITEEVAAKIDELNIDSIEIRSVLTCEARHGACSKCYGRNLATARPVDIGEAVGIIAAQSIGQPGTQLTMRTFHIGGIASRSVEESEVKLNYAVYLKNLTFRTIRTEDKKTISVRRGYLVVQRVVAEIHLKGDAEPVVNEGDKIYAGSIVARDPSGEGIAAKNAGLIKIERKKIYVLGDPHSIPVNVGTEIYAKEGRFYDRNEMLASFDPWLEPIITEGSGRVEFVDIELNKSLREEMDHLTGNMKRVIVEYKTEKLQPRFDIFPSSGEPTTYLLPKGAHLMVNNGETVKAGAILAKIPREVEKTKDITGGLPRVAELFEARTPRDAATLSEIDGTVTIGDTVKNKRKIIIAGEDRGEKEYSIPSSKFLRVLDGDWIGKGEKIDDGPIDPHDILAIKGPRDLQKFLVNEIQGVYRLQGVAINDKHIEIIVRQMLRKVRITEPGDTTFVIEQIIDKFDFIDENERVLSEGGKPATAIPVLMGITKAALNTESFISAASFQETTRVLTDAAIKGKVDRLRGLKENVIIGHLIPAGTGVREYNRIDVYQNEPGDLDGAQPEKPVEVEELPVEQ is encoded by the coding sequence TACCGCTCGGTGCCTTCGCGCATGGGTCTTTTCCTCAATATGACGGTGAATTCGCTCAAGTCCGTCCTGTATTATGAGAAGTATATTGTTATCGAGCCCGGAGAGGCGGATGCTGACAACATAAAGAGGGGTGATGTTCTCGACGAAGAGAGCTTCAATTTCTATTACGAAAAATACGGTGACACCTTCATCGCCGAGATGGGGGCATCCGCCATAAAGGAACTTCTGCTCAGGATCGATCTTGATGAGGAATCGAGGCTGCTCCGGGCCGAGATCATCAACAAGGAATCCAGGGTCGACAAAAAGCTCATCAAAAGGCTCGAGATCATCGAGGCCTTCCGCGATTCGGGAAACAAGCCCGACTGGATGATACTCGAAGTGATACCGGTAATCCCTCCGGAGCTGCGCCCGATGGTACAGCTGGACGGCGGACGTTTCGCAACCTCCGACCTTAACGACCTATACCGCCGGGTCATCAACCGCAACAACCGCCTGAAGAGGCTCCTCATGCTCAGAGCGCCCGAGATCATCGTTCGCAATGAGAAGCGGATGCTCCAGGAGGCCGTGGATGCGCTCTTCGACAACAGTCGCAGAAAGCGCGCGGTGAAAGGCAAGGGAAATCGTCCGTTGAAGTCGATCTCGGACATGCTGAAAGGCAAACAGGGCCGCTTCCGCCAGAACCTCCTCGGCAAGCGCGTGGACTATTCCGGCCGCTCGGTTATCGTCATAGGCCCCGAGCTGAAACTATACCAGTGCGGTCTTCCCAAGAAAATGGCCATTGAGCTTTTCAAGCCGTTTATAATGAAGCGGCTGGTCGATAAAGACTATGTACAGAATATAAAATCCGCCAAAAAGATGGTGGAAAACGAGCGCCCGGAAGTCTGGGAAGTGCTCGAAGAGGTGATTTCCGAGCATCCGGTGCTTCTCAACCGGGCGCCGACGCTTCACAGGCTCGGCATACAGGCCTTCGAGCCCATAATAGTTGAGGGGAAGGCCATACGCCTGCATCCGCTTGTGTGCCACGCGTATAACGCCGACTTCGACGGCGACCAGATGGCCGTTCACGTTCCGCTGTCGCCCAAAGCCCAGCTCGAGTGCTGGACGCTCATGCTATCCGCCAACAACCTGCTTTCGCCGGCGAACGGCCAGCCTATCGTAACGCCGACCCAGGACATCGTTCTGGGGATCTTTTACCTTACGATGGAACTGCCCGAAGCGGCCGGTACCGGCAGCTATTTCGACGAGGAGAGCGAGATGCTTCGCTCGATCGATTGCGGGCAGATCAACATACGCTCCAAGATCAAGTACTGGACGGACGGGCGATTTGTCGAGACCACGGCGGGCCGGCTGCTTTTTAACAACATCCTTCCCGACGGTTACCCCTTTGTCAATACTGTGGTGAACGACAAAGACCTTTCAAAAATCATCTCGAACATTTTTCGCACTTACGGACCGACCGCGACGGTCAAGGTCCTTGACGACATCAAGGAGGCGGGTTACAAATACGCGACTCTTTTCGCGCCGACCATAAGCGTGTCCGATATCGTCGTTCCGTCCAAAAAGCCCGAGATCATCGCCGAGGCGGACAAGAAGGTGGAGGAAATCGAGAACGAGTACCGGAACGGTTACATCACCAATGAAGAGCGCTACAACAGGGTGATCAACGTCTGGACCAATACGAATGAAATAATCGCCGACAACATGCTCGAAGAGCTCGAAAAGGACCGCAATGGTTTAAATCCCATTTATCTCATGGCGCAGTCCGGGGCAAGGGGCTCCAGGCAGCAGATTCGCCAGCTGGCCGGGATGCGCGGCCTTATGGCGAAACCATCCGGCGAGATTATCGACGTTCCCATCCGCGCGAACTTCCGCGAGGGACTCACGGTGCTCGAATACTTCATCTCCACCAACGGCGCCCGAAAGGGACTGGCGGATACCGCGCTCAAGACGGCCGACGCGGGTTATCTGACGAGGAGGCTGGTAGACATCGCGCAGGACGTCGTGACAACAATGGACGACTGCGGCACCACGGTCGGCATCGATCTAATACCGATCAAGGAAGGGGACGAGGTGATCGAATCCCTGGGCTCGCGCGCTCTCGGAAGGACCCTTCTCTACGATCTTGAGAATCCGGTTACCGGAGAGTTGATCTACAAGGCCGATGAGATCATCACCGAGGAAGTGGCCGCGAAGATCGATGAGCTCAACATCGATTCGATCGAGATACGATCCGTCCTTACCTGCGAGGCGCGCCATGGCGCGTGCTCGAAGTGTTACGGCCGAAATCTCGCGACCGCGCGCCCCGTCGATATCGGCGAGGCGGTAGGGATCATCGCGGCCCAGTCTATCGGCCAGCCCGGCACGCAGCTCACCATGAGAACCTTCCATATCGGCGGCATCGCGTCGCGCTCTGTGGAAGAAAGCGAGGTCAAGCTCAACTACGCCGTTTACCTGAAGAACCTGACGTTCCGCACCATTCGTACAGAGGACAAAAAAACCATATCGGTACGGCGCGGCTACTTGGTTGTACAGCGGGTGGTCGCCGAGATTCACCTGAAGGGGGATGCCGAGCCAGTGGTCAACGAAGGCGACAAGATTTATGCCGGTTCGATCGTTGCCAGAGATCCGTCAGGCGAGGGTATTGCCGCGAAAAATGCGGGGCTGATTAAAATAGAGAGGAAAAAGATATACGTTCTCGGGGATCCGCACTCGATTCCCGTTAATGTCGGTACCGAGATATACGCGAAAGAGGGCAGGTTCTACGATCGCAATGAGATGCTGGCGTCGTTCGACCCGTGGCTGGAGCCGATCATCACAGAGGGATCCGGACGCGTGGAGTTCGTCGACATCGAGCTGAACAAGAGTCTCAGGGAGGAGATGGACCACCTCACCGGCAACATGAAGCGTGTCATCGTCGAGTACAAGACCGAGAAACTTCAGCCACGCTTCGACATTTTTCCGTCGTCGGGAGAGCCAACGACGTACCTTCTGCCCAAGGGCGCGCACCTCATGGTGAACAACGGCGAAACCGTAAAAGCCGGTGCCATTCTCGCGAAGATACCGCGCGAGGTTGAGAAGACAAAGGACATTACCGGTGGTCTTCCCAGGGTGGCCGAGCTGTTCGAGGCGCGCACCCCGCGCGACGCGGCGACCCTTTCGGAGATCGACGGCACAGTCACCATCGGTGATACGGTGAAGAACAAGCGCAAGATTATCATTGCCGGCGAGGACAGGGGCGAGAAGGAATATTCGATTCCTTCGTCGAAATTCCTGCGAGTGCTCGACGGCGATTGGATAGGGAAAGGGGAAAAGATCGACGACGGTCCGATCGATCCGCACGATATTCTCGCCATTAAAGGGCCGAGAGATCTGCAGAAGTTCCTCGTTAACGAGATACAGGGCGTTTACCGCCTACAGGGCGTGGCGATCAACGACAAGCATATCGAGATCATCGTGCGGCAGATGCTCCGCAAGGTGAGGATAACGGAGCCGGGAGACACAACTTTCGTAATCGAGCAGATTATAGACAAATTCGATTTCATCGATGAAAACGAACGGGTCTTGAGCGAGGGCGGAAAGCCGGCCACTGCGATCCCGGTTCTGATGGGTATAACCAAGGCGGCGCTCAATACCGAGTCGTTTATCTCCGCGGCATCCTTCCAGGAGACAACCCGTGTGCTTACGGACGCTGCGATAAAGGGGAAGGTGGACCGGCTCCGCGGGCTTAAGGAGAACGTTATCATTGGCCACCTTATCCCGGCGGGGACCGGTGTGAGGGAATACAACAGAATCGATGTTTACCAGAACGAACCCGGAGACCTCGATGGCGCACAACCGGAAAAACCGGTCGAGGTTGAGGAGCTGCCTGTCGAACAATAA
- the tuf gene encoding elongation factor Tu: protein MGKEKFDRSKPHVNVGTIGHIDHGKTTLTSAITKCLTAAIGGKNKAVNYDQIDNAPEEKARGITIATSHQEYETKNRHYAHVDCPGHADYIKNMITGAAQMDAAILVVAATDGPMPQTKEHVLLARQVNVPYIIVFLNKVDQLDPADRAELIELVELEVRELLSKYEYPGEEVPIVPGSALKAMECGCGKADCEACGPILKLADALDNYIPTPERAKDKPFLMPIEDVFSITGRGTVVTGRIERGIVKTGEEVEIVGFVDTKKTVCTGVEMFRKILDEGMAGDNVGCLLRGTAKEDVERGQVLAKPGSITPHKKFLGEVYVLSKEEGGRHTPFFNNYRPQFYFRTTDVTGMIYLPEGVEMVMPGDNITMTVELLTPIAMEETLRFAIREGGRTVGAGVVTKILE from the coding sequence ATGGGAAAGGAAAAATTCGACAGGTCAAAACCCCATGTTAATGTAGGGACGATTGGGCATATCGACCATGGCAAGACCACATTGACATCCGCCATCACCAAGTGTCTTACCGCGGCGATTGGTGGAAAGAACAAGGCGGTCAATTATGACCAGATCGATAACGCTCCCGAAGAAAAGGCGCGCGGAATAACGATCGCCACTTCGCACCAGGAATATGAAACCAAGAACAGGCACTATGCCCATGTCGACTGCCCGGGCCACGCCGACTATATCAAGAACATGATCACCGGCGCCGCCCAGATGGATGCGGCCATTCTGGTGGTTGCGGCCACCGACGGCCCCATGCCCCAGACAAAGGAACATGTTCTTCTCGCACGTCAGGTTAACGTTCCCTATATTATCGTCTTTCTCAACAAGGTCGACCAGCTCGATCCGGCCGACCGCGCCGAACTCATCGAACTCGTCGAGCTTGAAGTCCGCGAGCTTTTGAGCAAGTACGAATATCCCGGCGAAGAGGTTCCGATAGTGCCCGGCTCGGCGCTTAAAGCCATGGAGTGCGGTTGTGGAAAAGCGGACTGCGAGGCCTGCGGGCCGATTCTAAAGCTCGCCGATGCGCTTGATAACTATATTCCGACACCGGAGCGCGCGAAAGACAAACCCTTCCTTATGCCGATCGAAGACGTTTTTTCGATTACCGGCCGCGGTACGGTCGTAACGGGAAGGATCGAGCGCGGCATAGTGAAGACCGGCGAGGAAGTCGAGATCGTCGGATTTGTCGATACGAAAAAGACGGTTTGCACGGGAGTTGAGATGTTCCGTAAGATCCTCGACGAGGGGATGGCCGGAGATAACGTTGGATGCCTTCTTCGCGGCACCGCGAAAGAGGATGTTGAACGCGGCCAGGTGCTCGCGAAGCCCGGTTCGATCACTCCCCACAAGAAATTCCTTGGAGAAGTTTATGTTCTCTCGAAAGAGGAAGGCGGCCGCCACACTCCTTTCTTCAACAATTATCGTCCCCAGTTCTATTTCCGGACAACGGACGTGACCGGTATGATATACCTGCCTGAAGGCGTGGAGATGGTTATGCCTGGTGATAACATCACGATGACGGTGGAGCTCCTTACGCCGATCGCGATGGAAGAGACCCTCCGGTTTGCCATCCGCGAGGGAGGTCGGACTGTCGGTGCAGGGGTTGTGACCAAGATACTTGAATAA
- the rpsL gene encoding 30S ribosomal protein S12, translating into MPTINQLIRIGRESKKNKSKSPALKSCPQKRGVCTRVMTVTPKKPNSALRKVARVRLTNGIEVTAYIPGIGHNLQEHSAVLVRGGRVKDLPGVRYHIVRGTLDSLGVDSRRKSRSKYGSKRPKA; encoded by the coding sequence ATGCCAACTATCAATCAGCTTATTCGTATTGGAAGGGAGAGCAAAAAGAATAAGTCCAAATCTCCCGCCCTGAAGTCGTGTCCGCAGAAACGGGGGGTTTGTACCCGCGTAATGACCGTCACCCCCAAGAAGCCGAATTCGGCGCTTCGCAAGGTTGCCCGGGTGCGTCTCACCAACGGTATCGAGGTGACCGCATATATTCCCGGTATCGGGCACAACCTGCAGGAACACTCGGCGGTGCTGGTGCGCGGCGGCAGGGTCAAGGACCTTCCAGGCGTTCGATACCATATCGTCCGCGGGACACTGGATTCACTCGGGGTAGACTCACGAAGGAAGAGCCGGTCGAAATACGGTTCAAAGCGGCCGAAGGCCTGA